One region of Bombus affinis isolate iyBomAffi1 chromosome 3, iyBomAffi1.2, whole genome shotgun sequence genomic DNA includes:
- the LOC126914094 gene encoding uncharacterized protein LOC126914094 — translation MFHSIAGVFIVSLAIQANFAFIDYPRETVTLKLSDKDLAQTIPGSYLEPRIATSLKNLKVGEHAAGEKIFSTVYTYENVYNFILVLTLHLDMSGIIHYINARNVPGSDAVICANGDSLGSKVGSVQIRIAPQATARVHFTIGTH, via the exons ATGTTCCATTCAATTGCTGGTGTCTTCATCGTATCCCTGGCAATACAAGCCAATTTCGCATTTATTGATTATCCACGTGAAACCGTTACACTGAAACTGTCTGACAAAGATTTGGCACAAACAATACCG GGTTCGTATCTTGAGCCACGTATTGCTACAAGCCTCAAAAACCTTAAGGTAGGTGAACATGCTGCAGGTGAAAAAATTTTCAGTACAGTGTACACATACGAGAACGTCTACAATTTCATTTTGGTTCTAACTTTGCACCTGGATATGAGCG GGATTATTCATTATATAAATGCCAGAAACGTACCCGGTAGCGATGCGGTTATCTGTGCCAATGGAGATAGCTTAGGATCGAAGGTAGGCAGTGTGCAGATTCGAATTGCACCGCAGGCCACGGCCAGAGTACATTTCACCATTGGGACACACTAA
- the LOC126914238 gene encoding uncharacterized protein LOC126914238, whose translation SVIDRKLIYRDAIHAEAMKKRGNYDNKGGKGRQNEMNGPEDKKNEKNEVEKDVDNQGFSEWLRSNSGLEMMRLFVIANSILVFFTMGFPKMQEAMSILKEYYFGETE comes from the exons TCGGTGATCGACAGGAAGCTGATTTATCGCG ATGCAATCCACGCAGAAGCGATGAAAAAACGCGGCAATTATGACAACAAAGGTGGAAAAGGACGACAGAACGAAATGAACGGCCCGGAAGacaagaaaaatgagaaaaacgaAGTTGAAAAGGACGTGGATAATCAAGGATTCAGCGAATGGTTAAGATCTAACAGTGGTCTCGAAATGATGCGACTGTTCGTAATCGCCAATTCGATTTTAGTTTTTTTCACGATGGGATTTCCAAAAATGCAGGAAGCTATGAGTATCCTGAAGGAATATTATTTCGGGGAAACGGAATAA
- the LOC126914072 gene encoding uncharacterized protein LOC126914072 → MLGLIFRGVFLIGILTWYSTSVWKMIDSYFRDQFRSYLEEEYRKNPRMRSDIQADSVDKTNSAVTTPHPDPTVEPSREILEAVETIARAVEAAENDSVETNGEPQVTGGTSENEAAAGGSTDKNAFLGTVAESELKRRKSTENEQDSRQPINHDDRDLERHENDDRHRSVSQVSKSTVKRIRYDRKPAMSRDILREKQLPKRRNVKTITFSEKDFKSVISNHVSNDDFWEFEEDADEKEPLEGILVSELPFKPRADIGDLDRVTADEYCPLSLEDEASCDETFKWP, encoded by the coding sequence ATGCTGGGATTGATCTTTCGCGGCGTGTTTCTCATTGGTATACTCACCTGGTACAGCACCAGCGTGTGGAAAATGATCGACAGTTACTTCAGAGATCAGTTCCGCAGCTACTTGGAGGAAGAGTATCGAAAGAATCCGCGAATGAGGTCCGACATACAAGCTGACTCGGTCGATAAGACCAATTCCGCGGTTACCACGCCACACCCCGATCCGACGGTGGAGCCATCGCGGGAGATTCTCGAAGCTGTCGAAACGATTGCGCGTGCGGTCGAAGCTGCAGAAAATGATTCCGTGGAAACGAATGGGGAGCCACAGGTGACAGGTGGCACCAGTGAAAACGAGGCCGCCGCAGGGGGATCTACCGATAAAAATGCATTCCTGGGAACTGTCGCGGAATCGGAGCTGAAAAGAAGGAAGTCGACCGAGAATGAACAGGATTCTCGACAACCTATTAATCACGACGACCGTGACCTCGAACGTCACGAGAACGACGATCGTCATCGATCAGTCTCCCAAGTGTCTAAGAGCACGGTTAAGAGAATCAGATACGACAGGAAACCGGCCATGTCTAGGGACATTTTACGCGAGAAGCAATTACCCAAAAGACGAAACGTGAAGACGATCACGTTCAGTGAGAAGGATTTTAAGTCGGTCATCAGCAATCATGTTTCCAATGATGATTTTTGGGAGTTCGAGGAGGACGCAGATGAAAAAGAACCACTAGAAGGTATTTTGGTTTCCGAGCTACCGTTCAAACCTAGAGCGGATATAGGGGATTTGGACAGGGTCACTGCTGATGAATACTGTCCCTTGAGCTTGGAAGACGAAGCGTCTTGCGATGAAACGTTCAAATGGCCTTGA